The Chitinophaga sp. H8 region CAATGCCATATTTACCTGATATTGAAAATCAGATAGTTGGAGCTGTCTTGTAGCGTTTGTTTGTCCGCTTTTAATACACGGCATGTTCACTTATGAATAAGCAAAAACCAGGTAGTGTTTAGTTTTGTTGTTCTGACAACTCTTTTATTTTATCCATAGCCTTGGGCCAGGTTTCCTGAAAGTAATCATAAAACTCCTCGGTGGTATCTGTTTCAACATCGAGGGTCGTTTTGCCATCCACCGTTTTAAGCGTGTAATTTTCCATAGCGCCGTGCCATTGCTGTGCATGTGCACTGGTCATATCTTCTATGCCCCCTTTATTGACAACGCCAAGATGTTTGATAGACATGAATTGGTTGGGGATATTGTCTGCGATAGTAGAGAGCATGCCTTCATCAGTGTCGCCCAGAAATAACACTTTGCTGCCTTTTTGCCAATCTGTTTCCGCTCTGGAAGAAGGGTTGAAAGGTACTGTCCATATACGGTAAGTAGTATCATCCCAAAGGGTATTCCATACTTTTTCACGGGGGGCATCAATGGTAATGTGGAAAGTGAGCTTTTTCATAATACTGGATTTTAAAATAGAAAATCGGGTTTTGTGATATGCCACAAAGATCACCTGCTTTGCAGATTTTTTTGCGGTGTATTAGCGACAAATTAAAGGGTGATTTACGACAAACCCCTGTTCCGGAAAAGGGCGGAATTCGACCTCCCGATAAATGGTTTACGCCATTGGCTAGTTGGCTTCCCAAAGACGTGCGGCAGCCGTTATTTTTACAGCAGCAACCAGGTTTTGTTACCCGCCCTGTTAATTGACTGTAAGCTATCTATATATCAACTAAAACTATCAAACTCCATGAAACATTTTCGATTTAACCTCACTGTACTGTTATGCGCATGCATACTGGCTGTTGCGGCCTGTACCAAAGAAGGCCCCGCCGGTCCGCAGGGAACTGCGGGTACTGCAGGGACTAACGGTACCAATGGCACGAATGGCGCTACCGGCCCTCAGGGGCCTGCTGGTCCGAAAGGTCCCACCGGCCCAACCGGTCCGCAAGGCCCGATGGGGAATGCCAATGTGAAAGTGGACACTTTTACGGTTAGAAGTGCCCAATGGCTTTATAGCTCTATTTACTGGTTCTCGACAGGTGGATCCACTTCGCAGGGATATGTTACCCGCTATTATGCACGTAATATTCCCAGCGTAAATGCAGATATCCTTACTAAAGGAATGGTACTGGTTTATTTTACTTCGGCCAGCAGCTATGATCCTATTGTATGGAGTCCCATGCCTTTCAGTTTTCTTGATAACAATAATGGAACATTCACTTACAATTATGCATATGCTACCGCCATCGGGAAAGTAACCCTGCATTTCTTTTTTGGTAAGATAGGTGCTGCCGCTACCACTCCCACACTTGCTACTTTCCCGCTACCGGATACAAAAGTGAAAATCATCGTGGTATCCGGGCAGATCCTCGCAGGTGCACGAAGTGCGAATGTAGATCTGAATAACTATCAGGCTGTGGCCAATTGGCTGGGGCTGGACCAGTAACCGGCGGTATAAAAACAGCAGAGATCCAGCGGCTACTTACCGGATCTCTGCTGTTTTAGTGATGAGCTGTTAAAACGTAGGTGGCGGCGCATTCAGGTCGGCATCCAGAAAATCAGTGACCATCGGTATCCACCAATCTGCCCGCATCATCATACCGATATGGGTTGTGCCGGGCAGAATGGCCAGCCGCGATTTTGGCAACCCATGTATATCTCCCATCTTACCACCCCCTTTGGCACGGAACAATTCCAGTGCGTGTTCATATCGTATGCCATCGGCATCACCAATAGCCATGAATATCGGGGCCGGTATGTTCTTTACTGCTTTGGTCCAATCATAAGGCTTCAGGTCTATGCTGATCACTTTCTTTACGTATTCGTCAAAATGGGCGGGATCATTGCCCAGACTATCATACTGTTTCTGTATAGGAGAGCCTTTGAACATATCCGCGTTGATCGTGCTATACATCGCTTCTACATCGGGCCACCAGCCGTCATGCTTATAAGCACCGGATAATACCACCAACCTGCGCACCTGCTCCGGATGACGTATAGCCATCTGAAAAGCTACGCCACCGCCCATACTATAACCCAATATGTCGGCACTATCTGTTTTGAGATGCTTAAGCAGGCCGGATACATCATCTGCCATCCCTTCATAACTAAATTCGCGGGGAATATCTTTGGTGCGGCCATGTCCCTGCATTTCTGCTACGATCACTTTCCGGTCCTTGGCCAGCATCGGAATGATATGTGACCAGTTCAACGGGATATTCATATATGAGCCATGTATCAGCACAATGGGCTTTCCGTTTCCATACACCTCATAATACATTTTTAATCCGTTTACATCTGCATAACCGCTTTCTGCGGGCTTTAACTGTTGACCAGCGGTCGTGTCCTTCGGTGTAGCCGTAGTGTGCTGCCCTTCTTTAGGCCCCTGTTGGCAGGATACTATTGCCATCATAACACTGATAAGAGAAAGCATATACCTGTTCATATAGCATGCTGTTTTTGTTATGATACAAATTTCGGGAACAATGAAATATAGCTTGCAGTGTGTATGCGACAATCATAGGGGGAAATGCGACAAGGAGGAATAATCCGGATTTGGAGGTTGCTACCAGCGTTGGTTTTTAAAACGATGCTGGTGCACTGGACGGAATCAAAAGTCAGTCGGCGAATGAGGAATAAAAAAATATCTTTACAGGTATAAGAAATAAAATAGGATGGACTTTCAGATAATGCTTACAGTTCCTTTGATAAGGTTTAAAAAGACACCCCATATTCAGCGTTTTGACATGGGTAGTGTTAATTACCATACCTCTGCAATTGATTAAGGCATATAAGCATCTGCTTAACAGACATACTTCAATAGCAAAATATTTAATTTATAAAAATGAGTTTGATTAAGCATACAATGCCATTGGTTACTGAAAGAAAGCTATTTTTATTGCAATTTTTACGATGGGGAGCTATTGTGTTTTTTGGTCTTACTATTTTTAGTTTGTTTAAGTGGTCTGGGCCAACAACAGGTACTTTCTTGATTATAGGAGTAGTGATGTCTGGTATGGTAAATATTATCAGAAATTATGAAATTATTGGCCGTATTAAGTTGACCAGTGATGAGATTATAGTGGAAATAACAGATGGGGAATTCTTTTTTGGTCTTAGTGACATAAAGCATCTGGAGATTCTATTACGTGGAATTTCGGGCGAATTTTATGGGCCAAAAGCAATTACAATCAAGCAAGGAATGTATAATTATATTAGATTTGAATATCAGGGTACAAAAAAAGAATTCATGCTTTTATTACAAGATGCAGATGTCCCTTTTCTACGTACTATTTTTGAAGCATGGCGTCAGAAGAACATTGATTTTAGACTAACTAATCAGACCCAGCAGGAATTTTCCTGATTTTATTTACTCTTTCACACAGATGTAATCTTAGCTTATATTCAGATGGATACCTATAGTATAAAGCTTCCTTTAATAACAACCAAGCGCTCTTTGAAGATAAAATTATTTATGCTGGGAGGGCTATTACTTTTAGGAATGTTTCTAATGAGTTTTTTTTGGGAGGTACATTACATAAGAATGATTTTCTTTTTTGGGGGGATAATATTTTTATGGATTGGTACCTTGTTCAAGGATTATAATACGGAGGGGATCATCCATCTGAATTTGAATAAGATATCAGTGAAAGCGGGAGAAAACCTGCAATTATACAATATCTTGGACCTAAAGGACATTAAAATTTTTCTCGCAGGCGTAAAAGGTGAAGCTTATCCAATAAGGACAATTGCTTTTAAGCAGGGATCTAATAACTATATCAGGTTCAATTATCACGAAGAAGAGAAAGTGTTCCAATTCCTCCTGGAGGAACCGCAGGTTGACTTGTTACTTGCTGTTTTTGAGGAGTGGAAGAAGAACGGTATTGAATTTGCGATAAGCAATTTAACTTACAAGCGATTTCGCACAAATGAAATATAATACGTGAGTTCGATTAAGCATACTATGCCATTGGTTACAGTAAGACAATCACTTCTATTACGGTTCTTGGTATGGGGTGCTATTGTGGTTTTTTGCCTTACCATATTTAGCTTATCCCGATGGTCTGGAGCAGTAACGGTTATTTTATTGATTACAGGAGTCGTGATGTCAGGTATAACCTATATTATCAAGAACTATGAAGTTATTGGTCATATTAGTCTTACCCCCGATGAAATTATGGTGGAAACATTAAATGAGAAATTCACTTTTGGGCTTGATACTATAAAACATTTGAAAGTTTATTTGCTTGAAATTGCAGGAGAATTTAATGGAGGAAAAGCAGTTACAACAAAGCAAGGAATGTATAACTTTTTTAAATTTGAATATGAAGGTGCAAAAAAGGAGTTCATGTTTTTGTTACAAGATGGTGATGTACTTTTTCTACGTGCTATTTTTGAAGTATGGCGTCAGAAGAACATTGATTTTAGACTAACTAATCAGACCCAGCAAAAATTCTCCTGATTTTATTTACTCCTTTATACAAATGGGAAGTAATAGGAATTGATGCATGAAACGATATTTTCAGGTGCTTTTTCTGTTAAGCGCATTAGCAACTACTCCGCCTGAACCACCCAACAACACACCTTTGAACTTTCCAACAACAAAAACTATGATGGTTTAGCTCATTTTTGCTGCATAGTTTAACATTTTAAAAAGCGTAAAAATGAGCAAGACTATCTTAATTACCGGTGCTGCGAGCGGTTTTGGTAAAATAGCAGCATTTGAACTGGCAACAAGAGGATATAAAGTAATAGCTACTACACAGGTATATCCACAAATGAGCGACTTACTGAGGGAGGCGAAAGAAAAAGGAGTTGAGTTGATTGTTGACAAACTCGATGTAACCAACCCGCGTGATATTGCTTACGCATCCAAGAAGTATGACATTGATATACTGATCAGCAATGCCGGTATTATGGAAGGTGGCCCTGTTGCAGAGCAACCTTTGGAGTTGATCCGGTCTATGTTTGAAGTGAATGTGTTTGGGGCCTTGGCATTAGCCCAGCATTTTATCCAAAAATTTGTGGCGAAAAAAGCAGGGAAGATCGTGTTTACCTCTTCTATGGGCGGTTTATGGACGGTGCCTTATGTGGCAGCTTACTGTGCCTCTAAGCATGCCTTGGAATCGCTGGCGGAAGGCCTCAAAACAGAATTGGCTCCTTTCAATATTAAAATCGCCACCTGCAATCCGGGTGTATTTGGAACAGGGTTTAATGACCGTGGTGTAGATACGATCTCCCGCTGGTATGATCCTGCTATTAATTTTACTCCATCTTCAGCTTTTGATGGTGTTGCTGAATCACTGGCGCATCAATTAGACCCTCAATCCATGGCGGAGGTAATCGTAAAGGTAGCGTTGGACGATAACTCCAAC contains the following coding sequences:
- a CDS encoding SRPBCC family protein, encoding MKKLTFHITIDAPREKVWNTLWDDTTYRIWTVPFNPSSRAETDWQKGSKVLFLGDTDEGMLSTIADNIPNQFMSIKHLGVVNKGGIEDMTSAHAQQWHGAMENYTLKTVDGKTTLDVETDTTEEFYDYFQETWPKAMDKIKELSEQQN
- a CDS encoding alpha/beta fold hydrolase; its protein translation is MNRYMLSLISVMMAIVSCQQGPKEGQHTTATPKDTTAGQQLKPAESGYADVNGLKMYYEVYGNGKPIVLIHGSYMNIPLNWSHIIPMLAKDRKVIVAEMQGHGRTKDIPREFSYEGMADDVSGLLKHLKTDSADILGYSMGGGVAFQMAIRHPEQVRRLVVLSGAYKHDGWWPDVEAMYSTINADMFKGSPIQKQYDSLGNDPAHFDEYVKKVISIDLKPYDWTKAVKNIPAPIFMAIGDADGIRYEHALELFRAKGGGKMGDIHGLPKSRLAILPGTTHIGMMMRADWWIPMVTDFLDADLNAPPPTF
- a CDS encoding SDR family oxidoreductase: MSKTILITGAASGFGKIAAFELATRGYKVIATTQVYPQMSDLLREAKEKGVELIVDKLDVTNPRDIAYASKKYDIDILISNAGIMEGGPVAEQPLELIRSMFEVNVFGALALAQHFIQKFVAKKAGKIVFTSSMGGLWTVPYVAAYCASKHALESLAEGLKTELAPFNIKIATCNPGVFGTGFNDRGVDTISRWYDPAINFTPSSAFDGVAESLAHQLDPQSMAEVIVKVALDDNSNFRNLHPKETEDFVKQLQVEAWAVKS